One window of Mauremys reevesii isolate NIE-2019 linkage group 4, ASM1616193v1, whole genome shotgun sequence genomic DNA carries:
- the LOC120403313 gene encoding E3 ubiquitin-protein ligase TRIM69-like isoform X4, translated as MVLSLEDHIATEFGKLRGWLAAREEEWQERLRRAGRAQLRAMQRNLQELAGKCQAAQEMLTEAQAHLPQQNTMEFLTDIKSSLDWVKQQLATPCGPNTGSLSQTLGQFKGPIQYTAWKDMKSILNIDLPRVTLDPATAHPCLVLSEDRTRVRDGHLRRPLPDTPARFNFCVAVLGAGAFASGRRYWEVEVREKPAWTLGVVHASVSRKGKIHASPSKGFWVIRLRGGAELMAKDTPPMVLRPQALPHRIGVYLDYEGGQVSFYDARGMAHLYTFSARFAESVYPYFCPGLYDSGGNATPLKICPLP; from the exons ATGGTGCTCAGCCTGGAGGATCACATCGCCACGGAGTTCGGGAAGCTGCGGGGCTGGCTGGCCGCCCGGGAGGAGGAGTGGCAGGAGAGGCTGCGGCGGGCGGGCAGAGCCCAGCTGCGGGCGATGCAGAGGAACCTGCAGGAGCTGGCGGGGAAATGCCAGGCAGCCCAGGAGATGCTCACCGAGGCCCAGGCCCACCTGCCCCAGCAGAACACCATGGAGTTCCTGACA GACATAAAATCCTCCCTGGACTG GGTGAAGCAGCAACTGGCTACCCCTTGTGGGCCGAATACGGGGTCCCTATCACAGACTCTGGGGCAATTCAAAGGGCCGATCCAGTATACTGCCTGGAAGGACATgaaatccatcctcaacatag ATCTCCCGCGGGTGACGCTGGATCCCGCCACGGCTCATCCCTGCCTGGTTCTCTCGGAGGATCGCACCCGGGTCCGGGACGGCCACCTCCGCCGGCCCCTCCCCGACACGCCTGCCCGCTTCAATTTCTGCGTGGCCGTGCTGGGTGCGGGGGCGTTCGCCTCCGGGAGGCgctactgggaggtggaggtcaggGAGAAGCCGGCGTGGACGCTGGGCGTGGTCCACGCCTCCGTCAGCCGCAAAGGGAAGATCCACGCCTCCCCCAGCAAGGGATTCTGGGTCATTCGGCTCCGGGGCGGGGCCGAGCTCATGGCCAAGGACACGCCCCCGATGGTGCTccgcccccaggccctgccccacaggaTTGGGGTGTACCTGGACTATGAAGGGGGCCAGGTTTCCTTCTACGATGCCCGGGGCATGGCCCACCTCTATACGTTCAGCGCCCGGTTTGCAGAGAGTGTGTATCCCTATTTCTGCCCCGGGCTCTACGATTCGGGGGGGAACGCTACCCCCCTGAAAATctgccccttgccctga
- the LOC120403313 gene encoding E3 ubiquitin-protein ligase TRIM69-like isoform X2 has protein sequence MSPLPATRPIRLAGRGGALRSAQVFGGTKSRPLLVDGPIVGGTRDYQPIRLGGGAALRKRGGFRTQFPPLQRFGQSEEELPSAIAQLESSLAGLLKLKTEEEERIWNHQAMVLSLEDHIATEFGKLRGWLAAREEEWQERLRRAGRAQLRAMQRNLQELAGKCQAAQEMLTEAQAHLPQQNTMEFLTDIKSSLDWVKQQLATPCGPNTGSLSQTLGQFKGPIQYTAWKDMKSILNIDLPRVTLDPATAHPCLVLSEDRTRVRDGHLRRPLPDTPARFNFCVAVLGAGAFASGRRYWEVEVREKPAWTLGVVHASVSRKGKIHASPSKGFWVIRLRGGAELMAKDTPPMVLRPQALPHRIGVYLDYEGGQVSFYDARGMAHLYTFSARFAESVYPYFCPGLYDSGGNATPLKICPLP, from the exons ATGTCGCCGCTCCCGGCCACCCGCCCAATCAGACTGGCGGGCAGGGGCGGTGCCCTCAGAAGCGCGCAGGTGTTTGGCGGGACCAAATCCCGCCCCCTTCTAGTGGATGGGCCAATCGTAGGCGGGACGCGTGACTATCAGCCAATCAGACTGGGAGGGGGCGCGGCCCTCCGCAAGAGAGGCGGTTTCCGCACGCAATTCCCGCCTCTACAAAGATTCGGCCAATCAGAG GAGGAGCTGCCCTCAGCCATAGCCCAGCTGGAGTCCAGCCTCGCTGGGCTCCTGAAGCTGAAGacggaggaggaagagaggattTGGAACCACCAG GCGATGGTGCTCAGCCTGGAGGATCACATCGCCACGGAGTTCGGGAAGCTGCGGGGCTGGCTGGCCGCCCGGGAGGAGGAGTGGCAGGAGAGGCTGCGGCGGGCGGGCAGAGCCCAGCTGCGGGCGATGCAGAGGAACCTGCAGGAGCTGGCGGGGAAATGCCAGGCAGCCCAGGAGATGCTCACCGAGGCCCAGGCCCACCTGCCCCAGCAGAACACCATGGAGTTCCTGACA GACATAAAATCCTCCCTGGACTG GGTGAAGCAGCAACTGGCTACCCCTTGTGGGCCGAATACGGGGTCCCTATCACAGACTCTGGGGCAATTCAAAGGGCCGATCCAGTATACTGCCTGGAAGGACATgaaatccatcctcaacatag ATCTCCCGCGGGTGACGCTGGATCCCGCCACGGCTCATCCCTGCCTGGTTCTCTCGGAGGATCGCACCCGGGTCCGGGACGGCCACCTCCGCCGGCCCCTCCCCGACACGCCTGCCCGCTTCAATTTCTGCGTGGCCGTGCTGGGTGCGGGGGCGTTCGCCTCCGGGAGGCgctactgggaggtggaggtcaggGAGAAGCCGGCGTGGACGCTGGGCGTGGTCCACGCCTCCGTCAGCCGCAAAGGGAAGATCCACGCCTCCCCCAGCAAGGGATTCTGGGTCATTCGGCTCCGGGGCGGGGCCGAGCTCATGGCCAAGGACACGCCCCCGATGGTGCTccgcccccaggccctgccccacaggaTTGGGGTGTACCTGGACTATGAAGGGGGCCAGGTTTCCTTCTACGATGCCCGGGGCATGGCCCACCTCTATACGTTCAGCGCCCGGTTTGCAGAGAGTGTGTATCCCTATTTCTGCCCCGGGCTCTACGATTCGGGGGGGAACGCTACCCCCCTGAAAATctgccccttgccctga
- the LOC120403313 gene encoding E3 ubiquitin-protein ligase TRIM69-like isoform X3 has translation MLGAEPWAGSATIGSTEELPSAIAQLESSLAGLLKLKTEEEERIWNHQAMVLSLEDHIATEFGKLRGWLAAREEEWQERLRRAGRAQLRAMQRNLQELAGKCQAAQEMLTEAQAHLPQQNTMEFLTDIKSSLDWVKQQLATPCGPNTGSLSQTLGQFKGPIQYTAWKDMKSILNIDLPRVTLDPATAHPCLVLSEDRTRVRDGHLRRPLPDTPARFNFCVAVLGAGAFASGRRYWEVEVREKPAWTLGVVHASVSRKGKIHASPSKGFWVIRLRGGAELMAKDTPPMVLRPQALPHRIGVYLDYEGGQVSFYDARGMAHLYTFSARFAESVYPYFCPGLYDSGGNATPLKICPLP, from the exons ATGTTGGGGGCCGAGCCGTGGGCTGGATCTGCCACTATCGGCAGTACG GAGGAGCTGCCCTCAGCCATAGCCCAGCTGGAGTCCAGCCTCGCTGGGCTCCTGAAGCTGAAGacggaggaggaagagaggattTGGAACCACCAG GCGATGGTGCTCAGCCTGGAGGATCACATCGCCACGGAGTTCGGGAAGCTGCGGGGCTGGCTGGCCGCCCGGGAGGAGGAGTGGCAGGAGAGGCTGCGGCGGGCGGGCAGAGCCCAGCTGCGGGCGATGCAGAGGAACCTGCAGGAGCTGGCGGGGAAATGCCAGGCAGCCCAGGAGATGCTCACCGAGGCCCAGGCCCACCTGCCCCAGCAGAACACCATGGAGTTCCTGACA GACATAAAATCCTCCCTGGACTG GGTGAAGCAGCAACTGGCTACCCCTTGTGGGCCGAATACGGGGTCCCTATCACAGACTCTGGGGCAATTCAAAGGGCCGATCCAGTATACTGCCTGGAAGGACATgaaatccatcctcaacatag ATCTCCCGCGGGTGACGCTGGATCCCGCCACGGCTCATCCCTGCCTGGTTCTCTCGGAGGATCGCACCCGGGTCCGGGACGGCCACCTCCGCCGGCCCCTCCCCGACACGCCTGCCCGCTTCAATTTCTGCGTGGCCGTGCTGGGTGCGGGGGCGTTCGCCTCCGGGAGGCgctactgggaggtggaggtcaggGAGAAGCCGGCGTGGACGCTGGGCGTGGTCCACGCCTCCGTCAGCCGCAAAGGGAAGATCCACGCCTCCCCCAGCAAGGGATTCTGGGTCATTCGGCTCCGGGGCGGGGCCGAGCTCATGGCCAAGGACACGCCCCCGATGGTGCTccgcccccaggccctgccccacaggaTTGGGGTGTACCTGGACTATGAAGGGGGCCAGGTTTCCTTCTACGATGCCCGGGGCATGGCCCACCTCTATACGTTCAGCGCCCGGTTTGCAGAGAGTGTGTATCCCTATTTCTGCCCCGGGCTCTACGATTCGGGGGGGAACGCTACCCCCCTGAAAATctgccccttgccctga
- the LOC120403298 gene encoding zinc finger protein 345-like: MSEEEEPSPSPWAEEEETLPSLTGSEREISCDIQCWSDNEEWGPDSPAGSGGVGDACSQPDSSPTAYGRSYCRGSHEDSELRLHASSGEDGELDFQPGSHEDGGFRLHAGSHKDSELRFHAGSEEDSELELHTGSHEDGERGLHGGSDEDGEFGLHAGSHEDSELGLHAGSDDDDEFRLRAGSHEDSELGLHAGSDEDGEFRLHAGSHEDSELGLHAGSDEDDEFRLHAGSHEDSELGLHAGSDEDGELNFHRGSDEDGELGLHEDGELSFRRGSHEDGELGLHASSEAPPGFDLAGNPGPASATWPPPGPPSSRPTLPARPFQCPDCGKSFGSNSTLAQHRRIHTGERPYKCGECGRAFSRGSTFLQHQRTHTGERPYKCPDCGKAFSRSSNLLQHRRVHTGERPYKCPDCGKAFSLSSTLLQHQIIHTGERPYKCPDCGKSFNRNSNLLNHRRTHTGEKPFPCGLCGKRFSESSTRTQHQRTHTGERPFRCTECGKSFSLSSTLIQHQTTHSGERPYQCPDCGKTFGLSSTLLRHRRAHTGEKPFRCQDCGKSFGVSSHLVQHRRVHTGERPFRCPDCGRGFGQNSHLAQHRRVHRAGGEARPPGTLYICGDCGKSFRQSSHLAQHRRTHTGERPFRCGECGRGFSQSSKLLEHRRTHTGERPYACPDCGRAFGHSSALAQHRRTHTGERPYACGTCGKSFSQSSALLQHQRIHTGEKPYRCSRCGLCFRYLLQYTRHQKVHAREELLAQERAGAAPGSAAPVASAALEVAPGAGTQGFSAALGVAVEEGVAVALGMGV, encoded by the coding sequence atgagcgaggaggaggagcccagcccctctccgtGGGCCGAGGAAGAGGAAACGCTGCCGAGCCTGACGGGGTCGGAGCGGGAGATCTCGTGTGACATCCAGTGCTGGTCGGATAACGAGGAGTGGGGGCCGGACAGCCCAGCCGGCAGCGGGGGAGTGGGAGACGCCTGCTCCCAGCCGgacagcagccccacagcctaCGGGAGGAGCTACTGTCGTGGCTCGCACGAGGATAGTGAGCTCAGGCTGCACGCCAGCTCAGGGGAAGACGGTGAGCTTGACTTCCAGCCTGGCTCGCATGAAGATGGCGGGTTCAGGTTGCACGCCGGCTCGCACAAGGACAGTGAGCTCAGGTTCCACGCCGGCTCCGAAGAAGACAGTGAGCTTGAGCTTCACACTGGCTCACACGAGGATGGTGAGCGTGGGCTGCATGGCGGCTCAGATGAAGATGGTGAGTTCGGGCTGCATGCTGGCTCGCACGAGGACAGTGAGCTTGGGTTGCACGCAGGCTCAGATGACGATGATGAGTTCAGGCTGCGTGCTGGCTCGCACGAGGACAGTGAGCTTGGGTTGCACGCCGGTTCAGATGAAGACGGTGAGTTTAGGCTGCATGCTGGCTCGCACGAGGATAGTGAGCTTGGGTTGCACGCCGGCTCAGATGAAGATGACGAGTTCAGGCTGCACGCTGGCTCGCACGAGGACAGTGAGCTTGGGTTGCACGCCGGTTCAGATGAAGACGGCGAGCTAAACTTCCATCGTGGCTCAGACGAAGACGGCGAGCTGGGCTTGCACGAGGACGGTGAGCTAAGCTTCCGTCGTGGCTCGCACGAGGACGGGGAACTCGGGTTGCACGCCAGCTCGGAAGCCCCCCCCGGCTTCGACCTCGCTGGCAATCCGGGCCCAGCCTCCGCAACGTGGCCCCCTCCGGGCCCGCCGtcctcccgccccaccctgccGGCACGCCCCTTCCAGTGCCCGGACTGCGGCAAATCCTTCGGCTCCAACTCCACCCTGGCGCAGCACCGCCGCatccacacgggcgagcggcCCTACAAGTGCGGGGAGTGCGGGCGGGCGTTCAGCCGGGGCTCCACCTTCCTCCagcaccagcgcacccacaccggCGAGCGGCCCTACAAGTGCCCAGACTGCGGCAAAGCCTTCAGCCGCAGCTCCAACCTGCTGCAGCACCGGCGGGTCCACACCGGCGAGCGGCCCTACAAGTGCCCCGACTGCGGCAAAGCCTTCAGCCTCAGCTCCACCCTGCTCCAGCACCAGATCATCCACACCGGCGAGCGGCCCTACAAGTGCCCCGACTGCGGCAAGAGCTTCAACCGCAACTCCAACCTGCTCAACCACCGGCGCACCCACACCGGCGAGAAGCCCTTCCCCTGCGGCCTGTGCGGGAAGCGCTTCTCGGAGAGCTCCACCCGCACCCagcaccagcgcacccacaccggCGAGCGCCCCTTCCGCTGCACCGAGTGCGGCAAGAGCTTCAGCCTCAGCTCCACCCTGATCCAGCACCAGACCACCCACAGCGGGGAGAGGCCCTACCAGTGCCCCGACTGCGGCAAGACCTTCGGCCTCAGCTCCACGCTGCTGCGGCATCGGCGGGCCCACACCGGCGAGAAGCCCTTCCGCTGCCAGGACTGCGGCAAGAGCTTCGGCGTCAGCTCCCACCTGGTGCAGCACCGGCGGGTGCACACCGGCGAGCGCCCCTTCCGCTGCCCGGATTGCGGGCGCGGCTTCGGGCAGAATTCCCACCTGGCCCAGCACCGCAGGGTGCACCGGGCCGGCGGGGAGGCCCGCCCGCCCGGCACCCTCTACATCTGCGGCGACTGCGGGAAGAGCTTCCGCCAGAGCTCCCACCTGGCCCAGCACCGGCGCACCCACACCGGCGAGCGGCCCTTCCGGTGCGGGGAGTGCGGCCGGGGCTTCTCCCAGAGCTCCAAGCTCCTGGAGCACCGCCGGACCCACACCGGCGAGCGCCCCTACGCCTGCCCCGACTGCGGCCGGGCCTTCGGCCACAGCTCGGCGCTGGCCCAGCACCGCCGGACCCACACCGGCGAGCGGCCCTACGCCTGCGGGACTtgcgggaagagcttcagccagagctcggccctgctccagcaccagcgcatccacaccgGGGAGAAGCCCTACCGCTGCTCCCGCTGCGGCCTCTGCTTCCGCTACCTGCTGCAGTACACCCGGCACCAGAAGGTGCACGCCCGGGAGGAGCTGCTGGCGCAGGAGAGGGCCGGGGCGGCGCCGGGATCTGCGGCGCCGGTGGCCTCCGCGGCTCTGGAGGTGGCGCCGGGGGCTGGGACGCAAGGGTTCTCCGCGGCGCTCGGGGTGgcggtggaggagggggtggcgGTGGCGCTAGGCATGGGAGTATGA
- the LOC120403313 gene encoding nuclear factor 7, brain-like isoform X1: MASPAPQLGSLSEEFSCPVCLDWLQDPVTLPCGHVYCQGCIETTWGTLGVPPACPECREPCPDRRYAPCRLLRKLIDQARGLSTGGAGEGAHPGGRCQEHSEPRRVAGGAFAGELCREPASYENLRFLPIHQATGQHQEELPSAIAQLESSLAGLLKLKTEEEERIWNHQAMVLSLEDHIATEFGKLRGWLAAREEEWQERLRRAGRAQLRAMQRNLQELAGKCQAAQEMLTEAQAHLPQQNTMEFLTDIKSSLDWVKQQLATPCGPNTGSLSQTLGQFKGPIQYTAWKDMKSILNIDLPRVTLDPATAHPCLVLSEDRTRVRDGHLRRPLPDTPARFNFCVAVLGAGAFASGRRYWEVEVREKPAWTLGVVHASVSRKGKIHASPSKGFWVIRLRGGAELMAKDTPPMVLRPQALPHRIGVYLDYEGGQVSFYDARGMAHLYTFSARFAESVYPYFCPGLYDSGGNATPLKICPLP; encoded by the exons AtggcctctcctgccccccaattggggtctctctctgaggaatTCTCCTGCCCTGTGTGCCTGGACTGGCTGCAGGATCCCGTCACCCTGCCCTGCGGCCATGTCTACTGCCAGGGCTGCATCGAGACAACGTGGGGCACCCTGGGTgtcccccctgcctgccctgaatGCCGGGAGCCCTGCCCCGACAGGAGATATGCCCCCTGCAGGCTGCTGAGGAAGCTGATCGACCAGGCCAGGGGGCTGAGCactggtggggcaggggagggggcgcaCCCAGGGGGCAGGTGCCAGGAGCACAGCGAACCCcggagggtggcaggtggggcattCGCCGGTGagctgtgcagggaaccagcCTCATACGAAAACCTCCGCTTCCTCCCCATCCACCAGGCCACTGGGCAGCATCAG GAGGAGCTGCCCTCAGCCATAGCCCAGCTGGAGTCCAGCCTCGCTGGGCTCCTGAAGCTGAAGacggaggaggaagagaggattTGGAACCACCAG GCGATGGTGCTCAGCCTGGAGGATCACATCGCCACGGAGTTCGGGAAGCTGCGGGGCTGGCTGGCCGCCCGGGAGGAGGAGTGGCAGGAGAGGCTGCGGCGGGCGGGCAGAGCCCAGCTGCGGGCGATGCAGAGGAACCTGCAGGAGCTGGCGGGGAAATGCCAGGCAGCCCAGGAGATGCTCACCGAGGCCCAGGCCCACCTGCCCCAGCAGAACACCATGGAGTTCCTGACA GACATAAAATCCTCCCTGGACTG GGTGAAGCAGCAACTGGCTACCCCTTGTGGGCCGAATACGGGGTCCCTATCACAGACTCTGGGGCAATTCAAAGGGCCGATCCAGTATACTGCCTGGAAGGACATgaaatccatcctcaacatag ATCTCCCGCGGGTGACGCTGGATCCCGCCACGGCTCATCCCTGCCTGGTTCTCTCGGAGGATCGCACCCGGGTCCGGGACGGCCACCTCCGCCGGCCCCTCCCCGACACGCCTGCCCGCTTCAATTTCTGCGTGGCCGTGCTGGGTGCGGGGGCGTTCGCCTCCGGGAGGCgctactgggaggtggaggtcaggGAGAAGCCGGCGTGGACGCTGGGCGTGGTCCACGCCTCCGTCAGCCGCAAAGGGAAGATCCACGCCTCCCCCAGCAAGGGATTCTGGGTCATTCGGCTCCGGGGCGGGGCCGAGCTCATGGCCAAGGACACGCCCCCGATGGTGCTccgcccccaggccctgccccacaggaTTGGGGTGTACCTGGACTATGAAGGGGGCCAGGTTTCCTTCTACGATGCCCGGGGCATGGCCCACCTCTATACGTTCAGCGCCCGGTTTGCAGAGAGTGTGTATCCCTATTTCTGCCCCGGGCTCTACGATTCGGGGGGGAACGCTACCCCCCTGAAAATctgccccttgccctga
- the MAPK7 gene encoding mitogen-activated protein kinase 7 — MAEPRKEEEEEAEERGKREPGHRATVAAKNLAILKARSLDVTFEVGDEYEVIETIGTGAYGVVSSARRRSTGQQVAIKKIPNAFDVVMNAKRTLRELKILKHFKHDNIIAIKDILKPAVPYDDFKSVYVVLDLMESDLHQIIHSSQPLTLEHVRYFLYQLLRGLKYIHSANVIHRDLKPSNLLINENCELKIGDFGMARGLCTKPDEYKYFMTEYVATRWYRAPELMLSLHEYTQAIDMWSVGCIFAEMLGRKQLFPGKNYIHQLQLIMTVLGTPSAKVIHAIGADRVRAYIQSLPSRQPVPWESLYQQADRSALALLAKMLRFEPRERIAVAEALKHPFVAKYHDPDDEPDCVPAFDFDFDKQVLTKERIKEAIVAEIRDFHARREGIRRQISFKPALRPAGAATPPAAAPLRCQDVDMPSAGSTGGDYAMESPAPGEVPYPPETIDLTSPGAPPQPQGPAEVKVEPEAAPPKREGAISDDTKAALKAALLKSALRNKNKDTQCSVPEAPDVRKPVTAQERQREREEKRKRRQERAKEREKKQKEKERKELRRGDVLGGLVLSENDRSLLERWTKMIDRNHQKPAHNGPTDHVPAVPAGHVPSGATGHLPTMPAGHVTLGAAGQLPATPAGHHQPGATGHLPATPAGHLQPGAAGNLPATPAGHHQPGATGHLPATPAGHHQPGATGQLPATPAGHLQQGAAGHLPATPAGHLQPGAAGHLPATPAGHLQPGAAGHLPATPAGHLQPGATGHLPATPAGHLQPGATGHLPATPAGHLQPGATGHLPATPAGHVPLGAVGHLPATSFPEKAPAGGGPKLTVLPIVADPAHGSAPNMVQYFPAPPGPFPPVLVAPTPCHKASAKPECLLSVKYAPGQIFQTPFGLAGISAWPSVQCPENWAVAGRPAPGEVPTTPSGAPPQDGPSVRAVGSLVTPGREGVGLDPAVFLQELGKRAPDPAVGGVKGPSQHPIATTASPETAPTTESPDITMVTHQLSKSQVEDLLPPVFSVTPKGSGAGYGVGFDLEEFLNQSFDMVGENRDSQGDSAPLSASLLADWLEVHRMNPADMESLQQELQLGSPMILSDIPDLQDA; from the exons ATGGCGGAGCCgcggaaggaggaagaggaggaggccgAGGAGCGGGGCAAGCGGGAGCCGGGCCACCGGGCCACTGTCGCGGCCAAGAACCTGGCCATCCTCAAGGCCCGCTCCCTGGACGTCACCTTCGAGGTGGGGGACGAGTACGAGGTCATCGAGACCATCGGCACCGGGGCCTACGGTGTGGTCAGCTCCGCCCGCCGCAGATCCACAG GCCAGCAGGTGGCGATCAAGAAGATCCCCAACGCCTTCGATGTGGTGATGAACGCCAAGCGCACCCTCCGTGAGCTCAAGATCCTCAAACACTTCAAGCACGACAACATCATCGCCATCAAAGACATCCTGAAACCCGCCGTGCCCTATGACGACTTCAAATCTGT GTACGTGGTGCTAGACCTGATGGAGAGCGACCTTCACCAGATCATCCactcctcccagcccctcacGCTGGAACACGTCCGATACTTCCTCTACCAGCTGCTCCGGGGCCTCAAATACATCCACTCGGCCAACGTCATCCACCGCGACCTGAAGCCCAGCAACCTGCTGATCAACGAGAACTGCGAGCTGAAGATCGGCGATTTCGGCATGGCCCGGGGGCTGTGCACCAAGCCCGACGAGTACAAGTACTTCATGACGGAATACGTGGCCACGCGGTGGTACCGGGCCCCGGAACTGATGCTCTCCCTCCACGAGTACACCCAGGCCATCGACATGTGGTCCGTCGGCTGCATCTTCGCCGAAATGCTGGGCCGCAAGCAGCTCTTCCCCGGGAAGAATTACATCCACCAGCTGCAGCTGATCATGACGGTGCTGGGCACGCCGTCCGCCAAGGTGATCCACGCCATCGGGGCCGACCGGGTGCGGGCCTACATCCAGAGCCTGCCCTCCCGCCAGCCGGTGCCCTGGGAGAGCCTCTACCAGCAGGCCGACCGCTCGGCCTTGGCGCTGCTGGCCAAGATGCTGCGCTTCGAGCCCCGGGAGCGGATCGCCGTGGCCGAGGCCCTCAAGCACCCCTTCGTGGCCAAGTACCACGACCCGGACGACGAGCCCGACTGCGTGCCCGCCTTCGACTTCGACTTCGACAAGCAGGTGCTCACCAAGGAGCGCATCAAGGAGGCCATCGTGGCCGAGATCCGCGACTTCCACGCCCGCCGCGAAGGCATCCGCCGGCAGATCAGTTTCAAGCCCGCCCTCCGGCCGGCCGGCGCCGCCACCCCGCCCGCCGCCGCCCCCTTGCGCTGCCAGGACGTGGACATGCCCAGTGCGGGCTCCACCGGGGGAGACTACGCCATGGAGTCGCCAGCCCCCGGGGAAGTCCCGTACCCTCCGGAGACCATCGACCTGACCTCGCCCGGGGCTCCCCCGCAGCCCCAGGGGCCGGCCGAGGTGAAGGTGGAGCCGGAGGCCGCGCCGCCCAAGAGGGAGGGGGCCATCTCGGACGACACCAAGGCGGCGCTCAAGGCCGCGCTGCTGAAGTCGGCTCTGCGCAATAAGAACAAAG ACACCCAGTGCTCCGTGCCGGAGGCCCCGGACGTGCGGAAGCCGGTGACGGCCCAGGAGCGGCAGCGGGAGCGGGAGGAGAAGCGGAAGCGACGCCAGGAGCGGGCCAAGGAGCGGGAGAAGAAGCAGAAGGAGAAGGAGCGGAAGGAGCTGCGGCGCGGGGACGTGCTGGGTGGGCTGGTGCTGAGCGAAAACGACCGCAGCCTCCTGGAGCGATGGACCAAGATGATTGACCGGAACCACCAGAAGCCGGCTCACAACGGGCCCACAGACCATGTTCCGGCTGTGCCTGCCGGGCACGTTCCATCGGGAGCCACCGGCCACCTTCCAACCATGCCTGCTGGCCATGTaacactgggagctgctgggcaactcccagccacccctgctggcCACCATCAACCAGGAGCCACTGGCCacctcccagccacccctgctggcCACCTTCAGCCAGGAGCCGCTGGCAacctcccagccacccctgctggcCACCATCAACCAGGAGCCACTGGCCacctcccagccacccctgctggcCACCATCAACCAGGAGCCACTGGCCAactcccagccacccctgctggcCACCTTCAGCAAGGAGCCGCTGGCCacctcccagccacccctgctggcCACCTTCAACCAGGAGCCGCTGGCCacctcccagccacccctgctggcCACCTTCAACCAGGAGCCGCTGGCCacctcccagccacccctgctggcCACCTTCAACCAGGAGCCACGGGCCacctcccagccacccctgctggcCACCTTCAACCAGGAGCCACGGGCCacctcccagccacccctgctggcCACCTTCAGCCAGGAGCCACGGGCCACCTCCCAGCCACTCCTGCTGGCCACGTTCCTCTGGGTGCCGTTGGCCACCTCCCAGCCACGAGCTTCCCCGAGAAGGCGCCAGCCGGTGGCGGCCCCAAACTCACCGTACTGCCGATAGTGGCAGATCCAGCCCACGGCTCGGCCCCCAACATGGTCCAATacttcccagccccgcccggccccttCCCTCCGGTTCTGGTGGCCCCCACACCTTGCCACAAAGCTTCGGCTAAACCCGAGTGCCTCCTGAGTGTCAAATACGCCCCGGGTCAGATCTTCCAGACCCCCTTTGGCCTGGCGGGGATCAGCGCATGGCCCAGTGTCCAGTGCCCAGAGAACTGGGCCGTGGCCGGGAGGCCGGCACCTGGGGAAGTCCCGACGACGCCTAGCGGGGCACCGCCGCAAGACGGGCCATCAGTCCGTGCCGTGGGCAGCCTTGTGACACCAGGCAGGGAGGGCGTGGGGTTAGATCCAGCCGTCTTCCTGCAGGAGTTGGGGAAGAGGGCGCCGGACCCGGCAGTGGGAGGAGTCAAAGGGCCCAGCCAGCATCCGATTGCCACGACCGCGTCGCCGGAAACCGCCCCCACCACGGAGTCGCCTGACATCACCATGGTCACGCACCAGCTTTCCAAGTCGCAG GTGGAGGATCTCCTGCCGCCCGTCTTCTCGGTGACCCCCAAGGGCAGCGGCGCAGGCTACGGCGTGGGCTTTGACCTGGAGGAGTTCCTGAATCAGTCCTTCGACATGGTGGGGGAGAACAGGGACAG ccagggcgATTCAGCCCCTCTCTCGGCCTCCCTGCTGGCTGACTGGCTCGAGGTCCATCGGATGAACCCCGCCGACATGGAGTCCctccagcaggagctgcagctgggctctcCCATGATCCTCTCCGACATTCCCGACCTCCAGGACGCCTGA